The window CAGAATTACACCTAACCTACCATCAACATCGATACTGTTGGCAGTATTAACAACTTCAAGATTTGTATCCTTATCCATAAGCTCTCGATCAACCTCAACAATTACTTTTTCATCAAGATCAACATCCATCAAATAATTATTTAGAATGCAACATGCCAAAATAATCTTAGTTTAGGTTTCAACTAAGTAATAAGGTTTGTTGCTCTTGAAATAATTgggaatcattttttttaatattcaaaatGCTCTCTCAATGACATTACGCAATGAAGCATGTTGATAGTTAAATAATTCACGAGCATTGGAAAGCGCACGTGTTGAGTACTCTTTCGAGTGGTAACATACACCTTTATATGGTGCAAGAAGTCCAGCCCTTAACAAATAGCTCGCATCtaccaaataatattttcctaGCTAAAATATAAGTTATTTAATACAAgttttataaccaaaaaaatataaatgatatatttgtgcacaaaaaaaaaattaccttaaaGAATTTTAAGACTATCTTGTCTACTTAGAGCTTTTTATaatagtttctaaaaaaaaaaaaaaaaaaagagctttttATAATATCCTTAAATCAAAAGCAAAGCATTCCTATCTAGGCAAcacataaataaatttcatgTTAAAAGAACATATTGCCAACACATTTTGTGTTGGATACTCTTTCCTTCCACGATATCTTGATGCATCTTCCCTTGACATCTTCACTTGAATGTGAGTCTCATTTAGTGCACAAATACAATCCTATAATAATTTTGAAACATAAGTGCCTATTTGAATAGACAACTTTAAAATCCTAAAGTGATCGCATACATAATCTTTATTAACCTTGAAGTACGGATAAAATCTACTACTATTGAGTATTTATGGGGAGACTTTTGCTTTAGTtggttgtttaaaaaaaatgtttttctaaTGTGATGACTACTTTTAGCACCGAATAAAAATGCCGACTTATAGTCCCTCCAGaatgatgaaagaaaaatgagattgTACGATTCTTCACATTGTGGGCCAATATGTTAAGAAATTTAGCTAcaagagcaaccacatcagccCTTGTATAGtcttctaaaatagaaaaaatatatcaattttacacattttaagcaaaaaaacacccacatcagtgggtgtaaaaatgtgtaaatatacacattAGCTATAGTAACCATGTAtatttacacggttactgtagctcgtttatccattattttaatattatcttcGTACAATATAAAAACACCTTTTTGgcacttttttttctctctcctctcactgAGCGACACCAATGCCTCTTAGGTCTCAACTTGTCTCTCCCTGTTTCATTCCTGAGCTCTTCCTCTCATATTCTCTCTTCGTCTGCTTCTTATCAGCTTTTACTCATTCTCACCACCACAGGAAATAATGTGATCGGTTTGGGGTTTTGCAGTCCCGTGAGGAAGGTGGATCAATTGACAAACTCATCTTCTCTATTGACAGACTTTGGGGCTAATTTCtctaaaaaggtatgggtttttctCATTgagattttagggtttttttgttttttggtttcaagCAAGATTCTTGGGAGTTTatctaaactaattttttttagggtttcttaggAGTTTCTTGcgtcaaatttttttcttttcaaggaTTCTTCGGAACAcacccaaaattatttttggaatttattaGTATTTCAGATTTTGTgtgtatttatatttgattattttagagTTTAGGTAAGGATTAAATTTTATGTCTTTTGATAGGGATTAGTTTCCCTGAGTGTAGGGAGTGTTTGAAGAATTTGGAGTTTTTTAAACTTGTATTAAATTTCTATTTCTCCCCTGTTTTCGGATTGCTTGAACAGGGTATATACTTAGTTATAAACTACTTAGCTATGTACTTAGTTTTCAGACTGTTTTCCCCATGTTAATTTGGTGGAGCAATTTTAATCTAGGactaatctttaattttttatttttattctaggACTAATCTTATAGGTTGCAAGTAGTATAGTTAACAAGATGATGGCCTTGAAATTAGAGTGATTATTCCTTGGATCAATCACCAATCGTGGGATTTGGCCTTTAAACCCCATGTCTCCATCACTTAATGTGTGCTAGTAAAAAAGGAGTCAAATATTAAAGCACTATAATTCATTTTGAGATTATACAATTGAATGCTTATGAGCTTCAATTTAAGCTTTTTTGGCATGCCTGGCTTACCCATCACTGTCAATTCTTTTCCCCTGCATTATCTAGTAGATAAATTTCAACTTCAATTTTGTTGCTTATTAGTTTTGCTTCTGAATTACTTTGGTGTTTGTTAGGTGATGAACTCATAAAATCATTTCTTCCTTAACATTTTAGAAGACAATGAAcaatgttttgagtttttttacaGTAGTATTTTGATGTTCACTCCGCATTCAGACATGAATGTCCATCAATCATCCGCCTTAAGTTGAAATGGGATAATCTACACCCcccattgcaaaaaaaaatcaactactaAGAGAGATCAACGGGGAAACAACTTCACTGTAGATGAAGACATTAAGCTAGTGTCGGCATGGCTCAATGTTAGCTGAAATGCTGTGACATCGACGGACCAAAAACACAACATTTTGAGATAGAATTTGGTCCACCTTCCACaatgacaaaaaatttaatCGCACCAAGGATTCTTTAAATAGTCGGTGGTCAACAATTCAAAGGGAGATCAACAAGTTTTGTGGATGCTTGGCCCAAATTGAGAACCAGAATGAAAATGGTAAAACTGAGCATGACAAGGTACAACATATAATATGTATTGTACATCAATACACTTTTAGTTTTATGATTctcattattttcaatttgttacttttgtagATAAATGATGCAAAAGCTATGTATCAAAGTAATAGCAAAAATGCATTTCAATTGGAACATTATTGAAGAATTTTGAGGAATAAAGCTAAATGGTTGATTCTAAAAGATAATTTGAAGGTCCGCACAAGATCGCCAGCCACACAATCTTGTCATACATTTGCAAGCTCAATAAATCTAGATAAAAACAATAATGAGATGAACTCCGGCGAAACCTTGGAGAGACCCAAGGCAAGAAGGCCGAAAAggtgaaattaaagaaaaaaaagaattgtgatGACGTGATCCCAATACTTTCCTCCCAATTGAAcgaaatgaaggaaaaaaagaggagaacgtagtaggagaaaaataaaagtatgcGCTTTGCATTAGAAGAACGAAGAAAGTTAATGCACATTGCATCCGAAGAATGAAACGAGTTGATTCGTATCAAGGAAGAGAAGAATGAAAAGTTGATTTATATCAAGAAAGAGAATAATGAAGTAGAAAAGAGGAAACTGGAAGATGAAATTATGATGAAAGATACAAGAACCATGGAtcttgaacaaaaataatatattcgtCTACGTCGTTTGGAAATCTTGAAAAGGTTAAGGTCTAAATTTCCATATTATTGACAATATCTAATCAAGTAATTTTTTGTATAGTGCAAAAATACTAACACATAGTTGACATAGATGATTTGATGTTAGACATTTATTTTGTAGTATTTACTTGTGTAGGAAACAAGATTATGCAATTTCTAATCATGttagatatatttttgtagTCTTCAtttgtgcaagaaaacagatacaatgttgtaaattttgtattatgcATGAACAATAGCACTTgattattcaaattaatttgtCGATGCTTGGCTCAAATTGAGAATCGGAAGGAAAGTAGTAAAACTGAGCATGATAAGGTATTTCGACTCAACATCTAATATGTATTGTACATCAATAcacttttagttttataattctcattattttcaatttgttacttttgtagATAATTGATGCAAAAACTATGTATCAAACTAATAGCAAAAATACATTTCAATTAGAACATTGTTGgagaattttgagaaatgaaACTTAGTCGTTGATTCTAAGAGATAATTTGAAGGTCTGCACAAGATAGCCAGCCACACAATCTTGTCATACTTTTGCAAGCTCAATAAATCTAGATGAAGACAATGATGAGATGAACTTTGGTGAAACCTTGGAGAGACCCATAAGCAAGAAGGCCGAAAatgagaaattaaagaaaagaaaaaattgtgatgACGTGGTCCCAATACTTTTCTCCCAATTGAACGAAATTAAGGAAGAAAAGAGGAGAAAGCatgaagagaaaaaggaaagtatGCGCATTGTATTAGAAGAACGAAAAGAGTTAATGCACATTGCATTCGAAGAACGAAGAGAGTTGATTCGTATCAAGGAAGAGAATGATGAAAAGTTGATTTGCatcaaggaagaaaagaatgaaatagaaaagaggaaaatagaAGATGAAATTATGATGAAAGATACAAGAACCATGGATCCTGAGCAAAAAGAATATATTCATCTATATCGTTTGGAAATCTTGAAGAGGTTAAGGTCTAAATTTCCATCataatttgaatattattattaacaatatctaattaagtaattttttctaTAGTGCAAAGATACTAGTACATTGTCGACATAGATGATTTGATGTTAGACATATCTTTTGTAGTATCTACTTGTATAGAAAATATGATTATGCAATCTCTAATCATattagatatatttttgtagTCTTCACTTGTGTAAGGAAACAGATACaatgttgtaaattttgtattatgtaCGAATAATAGCACTTgattattcaatttaatttgtGGATGTTTGGCCCAAATTGAGAACCAGAATGAAAGTAGTAAAACTAAGCATGACAAGATATTTCGACTCAACATCTGATATGTATTGTACATCAATACACTTTTAGTTTTATGGCTCAAATTGAGAACCAGAATGAAAGTGGTAAAACTAAGCATGACAAGGTATTTTGGCTTAACATCTAATATGTATTGTACATTAATACACTTTTAGTTTTATGATTctcattattttcaatttgttacttttgtagATAAATGATGTAAAAGCTATGTATCAAAGTAATAGCAAGAATGCATTTCAATTGGAACATTAATTTTAAAGAATGAAGCTAAGTGGTTGATTCTAAGAGATAATTTGAAAGTCCGCACATGATAGCCAACCATATAATCTTGTCATACTTTTGCAAGCTCAATAAATCTAGATGAAGACAATGACGAGATGAATTCCGACGAAACCTTGGAGAAACCCATAGGCAAGAAGGCTGAAaaggagaaattaaaaaaaagaaagaattgtgaTGACGTAGTCCCAATACTTTCCTCCCAATTGAACGAAATTAAGGAAGAAAATAGGAGAATGCATAAGGAGAAAAAGGAAGTATGCGCATTGCATTAGAAAAACGAAGAGAGTTAATGCACATTGCATCCGAAGAATGAAGAGAGTTGATTCgtataaaaaaagagaagaatgaaaatttgatttatatcaaggaagagaagaatgaagtagaaaagagaaaaatggacgaataaattatgaagaaagatacaagaaccATGGATCCTGAGCAAAAAGAATATATTCGTTTATGTCGTTTGGAAATCTTGGAGAAATTAAGGTCAAAATTTCCATCACaatttgaatattattattaacaataagtaattttttgtatAGTGCAAAGATACTAGCACATAGTTGATATAGATGATTTGATGTTAAACATCTCTTTTGTAATATTTACTTGTGTAGGAAACATAATTATGCAATCTCTAATcatgttaaatatatttttgtagtCTTCACTTGTGCAAGGAAACAGGTGCaatgttgtaaattttgtattacGCATGAACAATAGCACTTgattattcaatttaatttgtGGATGCTTGGCCCAAATTGAGAACCGGAATGAAAGGTAAAACTGAGCATGACAAGGTATTTCGACTCAACATCTAATATGTATTGTACATCAATACACTTTTAGTTTTATGattcttattattttcaatttgttacttttgtagATAAATGATGCAAAAGCTACATAtcaaaataatagcaaaaatgcATTTCAATTAGAACATTATTGGAGAATTTTGGGGAATGAAGCTAAGTAGTTGATTCTAAGAGATAATTTGAAAGTCCACACAAGATAGCCAGCCACACAATCTTGTCATACTTTTATAAGCTCAATAAATCTAGATGAAGACAATAATGAGATGAACCCCGGCGAAACCTTGGAGAAACCCATAGGCAAGAAtgctgaaaaggaaaaattaaagaaaagaaagaattgtgATGACGTGGTCCCAATACTTTCCTCCCAATTGAacgaaataaaagaaaaaaagaggagaatgcatgaggagaaaaaggaaagtATGCGCATTGCATTAGAAAAACGAAGAGAGTTAATGCACATTGCATCCAAAGAACGAAGAGAGTTGATTCGTATCAAGGAAGAGAAGAATGAAAAGTTGATTTGTatgaaggaagagaagaatgaagtagaaaagaagaaaatggaagAGGAAATTATGATGAAAGATACAAGAACTATGGATCCTGAGAAAAAAGAATACATTCATCTATGTCGTTTGGAAATCTTGGAGAGGTTAAGGTATAAATTTCCATCataatttgaatattattattgacaATATCTAATCAACTAATTTTGTGTACAGTGCAAAAATACTAGCACATGGTTGACATAGATGATTTGATGTTAGACATCTCTTTTATAGTATTTACTTGTGTTGAAAACATGATTATGCAATCTCTAATCATGttagatatatttttgtaatcTTTACTTGTGTAAGGAAATAGATGCaatgttgtaaattttgtattatgcACGAGAAATAGCACTTgattattcaatttaatttgtGAATGTTTGGCCCAAATTGAGAACCGGAATGAAAGTGGTAAAACTGAGCATGACAAGGTATTTCGACTTAACATCTAATATGTATTGTACATCAATatacttttagttttataattctcattattttcaatttgttacttttgtagATAAATGATGCAAAAACTATGTATCAAAGTAATAGCAAAAATACATTTCAATTGGAACATTGTTGGAGAATTTTGAGGAATGAAGTTAAGTGGTTGATTCTAAGAGATAATTTGAAGGTCCGCACATGATAGCCAGCCACACAATCTTGTCATACTTTTGCAAGCTCAATAAATCTAGATGAAGACAATGATGAGATGAATTCCGACGAAACCTTGGAGAGACCCATAGGCAAGAAGGCCGAAAatgagaaattaaagaaaagaaagaattatgATGACGTGGTTCCAATACTTTCCTTCCAATTGAACTAAATTAAGGAAGAAAAGAGGAGAATGCATgaggagaaaaaggaaagtATGCGCATTGCATTAAAACAACAAAGAGAGTTAATGCACATTGCATCTAAAGAACAAAGAGAGTTGATTCTATTGAGGAAGAGAAGAATGAAAAGTTGATTTGTAACAAGGAAGAGAAGAATGAAGAGGAAAATGGAAGATGAAATTATGATGAAAGATACAAGAATCATGGATCTTGAGCAAAAAGAATATATTCGTCTACGTCGTTTAGAAATCTTGGAGAGGTTAAGATCTAAATTTCCATCataatttgaatattattattgacaATATATAATCAAGTAATTTTTTATAGAGTGCAAATATACTAGCACATGGTTGatatagataatttgatgttaGACATCTCTTTTGTAGTATTTACTTGTGTAGGAAACATGATTATGCAATCTCTAATCATGTTAGATATATTTGTAGTCTTCACTTGTGCAAGGAAACAGATGCaatgttgtaaattttgtattatgcCCGAACAATAGCATTTgattattcaatttaatttgtGGATGCTTAGCTCAAATTGAGAACCAGAATGAAAGTGGTAAAGCATGACAAGGTATTTCGACTCAATATCTAATATGTATTGTACATCAATATACTTTTAGTTTTATGATTctcattattttcaatttgttacttttgtagATAAATGATGCAAAAGCTATGTATCAAAATAATAGCAAATATGCATTTCAATTGGAACATTATTAGAGAATTTTGAGGAATGAAGCTAAGTGGTTGATTTTAGAAGATAATTTGAAAGTCAACACAAGATAGTCAGCCACACAATCTTTTCATACTTTTGCAAACTCAATAAATCTAGATGAAGACAATGATGAGATGAACTCCGACGAAACCTTGGAGAGACCTATAGGCAAGAAGGCCGAAAaggagaaattaaagaaaagaaagaattgtgATGATGTGGTCTCAATACTTTCCTTTCAATTGGACGAAATTAAGGAAGAAAAGAGGAGAATGCATgaggagaaaaaggaaagtATGCGTATTGCATTAGAAGAACGAAGAGAGTTAATGCACATTGCATCTAAAGAATGAAGAGAGTTGATTCGTatcaaggaaaagaagaatgaaaagtTGATTTGTAACACGGAAGAGAAGAATGAAGAGGAAAATAGAAGATGAAATTATGATGAAAGATACAAGAATCATGGATCTTGAGCAAAAAGAATATATTCGTCTACGTCGTTTGGAAATTTTGGAGAGGTTAAGGTCTAAATTTCCATtataatttgaatattattattgacaATATCTAATCAAGTAATTTTTTGTATAGTGCAAAGATATTAGCACATTGTTGATATAGATGATTTGATGTTAGACATCTCTTTCGTAGTATTTACTTGTGTAAGAAACATAATTATGCAATCTCTAATTATGTTAGATGTATTTGTAGTTCTCACTTTTTCAAGGAAATAGATGCaatgttgtaaattttgtattatgcACGAACAATAGCACTTgattattcaatttaatttgtGATTCTATTTTGGGTGAAGTAATGTCTCTGTTGAAGGTGGTTGTACTTGTTGATTTTATTGgttgtatatgctatttttctgcataattatttGTTTCTGCAAAaactgttttgtttttttgcatatttcttGCTTCTGCAGTATAGGTCCGGTAATGTTGTAATTGTGATCCAACTCCTCTGCTTATTTTATAGCTTTCTATGTATTGTTTTTGAATTCTGCAGACGTGATTTTCTGCATAGTTctgcattatttttttactgttaGCAGAGGGttaaatacccctatatataaaataaaaattttctcttttatctcaaaaaaaaaaaaaaaagctcagtAAATTTCAAATTCATGATAATGAAGTTTAATAGTAGAATAAAATTTACAGTGTTCTTTTTGGCAACTTAGTAATATTAAACTTagtaaatttcaaattccaatGAAGGTTCACATTAAATAAAAGTATTAATacttagaaatttagaattccaaattccaATGACTGGCCTTGTAGTTGCCATAGATCCTCGACGAAATCCACTTGAAGTTGAGATTGAATTCCTCTATCCTTAATGGAATTATGATGTTCAATGAACTGTATAAGGTTACAAGTGGGATTATGTGACACCAGTTCGGGTCCATTATCATCGATTTGATCATAATCGAAGTCATTTGCTCCAAGGTAAGTATGTCGCTCATCTTCAACAATCATATTATGCTATATTATACATGCCATCATAATGTCCTTAAGCATTTCAAGGTGGAAAAAACATGTAGGCTTGCGCACAATTGCAAATCGCACTTGAAGTACTCCAAATGCATGTTCGACATCCTTCCTGGCCGCCTCTTGTGCGGAAGCAAAATGTTGTCTTTTACAGTCTTTTGGTGTTGGAATTGTTTTGACAAATGTTGCCCATGATGGATATATACCATCTGCAAGATAGTACTCCATCGAATAGTCATTACCATTTATCAAATAATTAACCAGAGGAGCACGCCCTTCAGCAAGCTCAAAAAATATAGAAGACCGCTCTAGGACATTGATGTCATTGTGAGACCTTGGTAACCCAAAAAATGCATGTCATATCCAAAGGTCATATGACGCCACGATTTCCAAAATCATCATTGGATCACGAGTATGACCAATATATTGACCTTTCCACTTACTTAGACAATTCTTCCATTTCCAATGCATGCAGTCAATGCTCCCCAGCATTCTTGAAAATCCACGGTGTTGGCCAACCGCTAGCAACCTTGCAATGTCATTGTTGTTTGGTGACCTCAAATACTCTTTAGAAAAGATTGAAACTACaactttaacaaattttttttaagctttttattGTAGTGGTTTCTCCAATCCTTAAGTATTCATCCATGAAATCCGCTGACACTCTATATGCAAGCATTCTGATTGTAGCGGTCATCTTTTGAAGGGAAGATAACCCAAGTGTGTTAGCcgtatttcttttttgaacaaagTATGGTTCAGTAACTTCAACTCTTGAATGGATACGTAGAATAAGAGAACGACTCATTCGAAACCTCCTTTGAAATACATTAGGAGGATACACTGgtgttttagcaaaataattaTGGAAAAGCCTGTCATGAACTTGCAAAGGATTACGCCAGATAAACTTGTGAGGTTGAACTGAACGACGACGTGATGTTGATGCTCCTTCATTGTTTAATTCTTCTATGGCAATAGCTAAAGTAAGTTCCAactcatcatcatcagaagatgAGTCAAATGAAGGCTCatcatttggaaaaataaaatcaatgtcATAATGGAAATCCAttaagagagaacaaaaaccGAATGGAAGAGATAATTTTGTAGAAGTTGATGGaattagagagaaaatagtcatATTTATAGAGCAAGAATGTGACTTGAGTTTGAATTTCCAAAATTTGacatttaggtttgaatttaccattgggtttaaagttaaaaaatatgacCTTTAGGTTGGAATTTACCATTgggtttaaaattaaaaaaaatatgacttttaggtttgaatttaccattgggtttaaagttaaaaaaaatatgacttttaggtttgaatttaccattgggtttaaagttaaaaaaata of the Quercus robur chromosome 10, dhQueRobu3.1, whole genome shotgun sequence genome contains:
- the LOC126703868 gene encoding uncharacterized protein LOC126703868; the encoded protein is MDFHYDIDFIFPNDEPSFDSSSDDDELELTLAIAIEELNNEGASTSRRRSVQPHKFIWRNPLQVHDRLFHNYFAKTPVYPPNVFQRRFRMSRSLILRIHSRVEVTEPYFVQKRNTANTLGLSSLQKMTATIRMLAYRVSHNDINVLERSSIFFELAEGRAPLVNYLINGNDYSMEYYLADGIYPSWATFVKTIPTPKDCKRQHFASAQEAARKDVEHAFGVLQHNMIVEDERHTYLGANDFDYDQIDDNGPELVSHNPTCNLIQFIEHHNSIKDRGIQSQLQVDFVEDLWQLQGQSLEFGILNF